The sequence below is a genomic window from Amycolatopsis sulphurea.
CCAGCAGCAGACGGGACTCCGGGTGCTCGGTCACCGTCCGCTTGATCTCACGGATTCCGTGGACGACGAACGGCGCGGCCGCGACGGTCCACGCGGCGGCGTGAACGGGCGGGAGGAAGCCTTCCGCAATGTGCATCGGCACACCTTTCCGGGATGACGCGTCCCCATCGGGGCCAAGCCCGAGTTCCTGACTCCGCGGTGAAACCCGCTCACAGTGGCGCGACCGTCCCGGATTCGCACCGGGTTCCTCGTCGGTAGCTTGGCGGCGAGAGCGTAGCACCGGTTTTCGCCGATCCACAGTGTCGAATGCCACGAGAACCCGGGCCCGGGCGCGACCGGTGCCCCGCGGGCCGGTCAGGCGAAGGCAGGGTGTCGGCAAAGTCGGTGTGACGGGGCCCTGCGCCGACCGCGGAGGTCCGTGAAGGTCCGTGAAGGGGCCCTTCACGGACTCTGAGTCTGTGAAGGGCCCCTTCACAGACCCGGGACAGGGCTGGCGCACACCGCGAGGTGGTCGGGCGTCTCGAGCACCTCCGCATCGTGCGTTGCCGGGCGTGATCGACGAAGAGGGCAGGTGTCGTCGATGATGACGCGGGAGCCACGGCTCTCTCTGCTGATCACGGGTCCTCGACCAACTTTGCCGCGACCCTGCATGCGAAGGCGTCGGTGAGCAGCTTCGCGTTCTGCCGGTAGACGGCGAGGAGGTCCAGGTCCTACCGCGGTATTTCACGAGGTTGACCCGCTTCGCGGATATGCCGGGCAGGACGGTGCCGGTGCTCATGGCCTCGTTGCCGAACACGTACTGCGGCTGCTTGGCCGGCAGCGGGAACCGGCCGACATCTGCGGCTGCGGGATTCAGGCGACGGCGCGGCCGGCCCCACTCCGCGGACGTGCGTACAGTGCGTCCGTCGACCACGATCACCCCGTCGGCGGTCTGGTGCAGGCCGAGCACGGCGCGGAGCACCGTCGTCTTGCCGGAGCCGTCGGTTCCGGTCAGTGCCGTCCGCTGCCCGGCCGCACGACCAGATCGACCGAGCGGACGACCGCTCGCCGGCCGTGCCGCAGGAGACGCCCGCGAGTTCGATCCGGGCACCGGCGGACGCGGCCGGGGGCTCTCCGCTCACGCGACCGAGGCGTGGCACTGACAGGGGGCGCCTTCCTGACACCCGCAGGCGCAGCCGGCGACGCACCCGCACCGCTCGGTGCCGACACGCCAGACGGGGATGTGGTCCGGCACGCAACGCGGCCGGGAGCGATGACGTTCGCGGTCGACGGCCGATGTCAGCAGTTCGACGACACCCGCGGCCGTGCCGTGTCGCCCGGCCACCTGCGCGTCGAAGACGGCCATCAAGTCCGGGAGGAAGTCACGGCACGGCTGGGCGGGGCGAACCCGCAACAGGCGGGTGGCAGCGGCCATCTGCTCGCCCGCTGCCCGGCAAGCCGGGCAGCGGGCGAGGTGTTTCCCGGCGGCGGCTTCCTCGTCGAGCGCCGCCTGCCCGTCGGTCATGGCCGAGAGCACCTCCCGGCAACGCTGACAGTCCATGTCGGAGAAGTCGGCCGGGCAGGCTCAGCAGTTCCCCGGAGCCGGCACCAATGCGATTCACCCCCGATGCACGGTCCGGATCCGGGGCGCACCACCCGGGAGGCGGTCCCGGAAACGCGGAGTGTCGGCTACGGTCCAGCTCGTGACCACCGGCAGAGACCGCGACGACGAACGGCTCACCGCGCTCGCGCTCGACGCCGCCCAAGGCGACCGGCACGCGTTCGAAGCGTGGGTCCGCGCCACCCAAGCCGACGTCTGGCGCTTCACCGCCCACCTCGCCGACACCGCGGTCGCCGACGACCTCACCCAGGAGACCTACACCCGCGCGGTGACCGCGCTCACCCGATTCGAGGGACGCTCCACGGCCCGGACCTGGCTACTGTCCATCGCCCGGCGAGTGGTCGTCGACCACTTCCGCGCACGGTCGGTCCGCCCCCAGATCTCCCGGCAGGACTGGAAAACCGCCGCCGAAACGGAATCCGCCCGCCGCGGCGGCCCCGGGTTCGAAGACCTCGTCGAAACGACCTTGCTCCTCGACCGGCTCGACCCCGAACGCCGCGAAGCCATCACCCTCACACAGATCCTCGGCTACTCCTACACCGAAGCCGCCGAAATCTGCGACTGTCCCATCGGGACAGTCCGCTCCCGGGTCGCCCGCGCCCGCGAAGACCTCCTCGACGCCCGGGACGAGCGCGGCACCGCCAGCTGATCTTCCTTCTCTTCTGCCTTCTCCGCCTTCCACGGTTGATTTCGGCGAGCCGGGGTCGAGATCGTTGCGGTCAGGACGATCCTCGAACCCGTCGTCCGGCCCGGGCCGGCGCGCTCGGTGGTCTCCGGCTCACCCTGGCCGCTGTTCGGCGGTTCCGGCGCTGGACGTGCTCGACCCGGTCGACCTGCTGAGTTCCGCGCCCGAGCTGTTCGAGGTCCGG
It includes:
- a CDS encoding sigma-70 family RNA polymerase sigma factor; translation: MTTGRDRDDERLTALALDAAQGDRHAFEAWVRATQADVWRFTAHLADTAVADDLTQETYTRAVTALTRFEGRSTARTWLLSIARRVVVDHFRARSVRPQISRQDWKTAAETESARRGGPGFEDLVETTLLLDRLDPERREAITLTQILGYSYTEAAEICDCPIGTVRSRVARAREDLLDARDERGTAS